Part of the uncultured Anaeromusa sp. genome is shown below.
GGTACTTTGGCTTGTGTATGCAGGCGGTTGGTATTTTGGGTTGGCAATTTCCCTGACTGCCCTGGTATCTTGGCTTGAATACTGCCGCATGCTGCGACAGATTGAACTGCATCCATGGCAAAGCTTGGGGATTTTATACAGCTTCCTGTTGCCCCTATGTGTCTGGCTGGGAAACTCGCAGGAAATGGTGTTCTTTTTGGTAGTGCTGTTCTTGGTGAATGGAGCGCGTTTAGTGGTGCAAGCGGCGAGTTTTTCGCCTGCAGACGCCTTTGCGACAGTGTTCGGCGTCATGTATGTACCGTTGCTGCTTGCCTTTTTCGTAGCACTGCGTATGTATTTGCCTGAAAATGCAGTTTTACCGGCCGCGCCTTTTCTATCTCAATGTGCAGGCTATGTCTATTTGTCATTTATTGGAACCTGGGCCAGTGATACTTTTGCTTATTTTATTGGTTCCCGTTGGGGCCGACGAAAACTGTGTCCTGAGATCAGTCCCGGGAAAACAGTGGAA
Proteins encoded:
- a CDS encoding phosphatidate cytidylyltransferase, encoding MVLGKRILTAVCGLPLVLWLVYAGGWYFGLAISLTALVSWLEYCRMLRQIELHPWQSLGILYSFLLPLCVWLGNSQEMVFFLVVLFLVNGARLVVQAASFSPADAFATVFGVMYVPLLLAFFVALRMYLPENAVLPAAPFLSQCAGYVYLSFIGTWASDTFAYFIGSRWGRRKLCPEISPGKTVEGALGGLGGTLLVVGWLGSAFAGLQLEQALLLGCLIGVAAPVGDLVESRLKRYAGVKDSGAILPGHGGMLDRIDSLLFVVPVVYFYIGARSLFFLG